From Primulina tabacum isolate GXHZ01 chromosome 2, ASM2559414v2, whole genome shotgun sequence, one genomic window encodes:
- the LOC142537683 gene encoding zinc finger BED domain-containing protein RICESLEEPER 2-like translates to MCLTAHFINANWNLHKRILNFCPISGHKGEEIGKCIERCLLDWSIGTIFSITVDNASSNDGAIVYLQKKFDNWGNNILGGKYVNVRCIAHIINLVVQDGLKGNDEHVAISRVRGAVRYIRSSPARYKRFQECVQLEKIETNKLLTLDVPTRWNSIYLMLESAICLKRAFDAYDEVDPTFRIDLSKKPYDGVPNKHDWERSKLLLKFLKHFYNSLCVFLVLCMLHRTLCFMKLVRLTCFLSNGWRVLMMRSK, encoded by the coding sequence ATGTGTCTTACTGCTCATTTTATTAATGCAAATTGGAACTTACATAAAAGGATTTTGAACTTTTGCCCAATATCTGGTCATAAAGGTGAAGAAATAGGAAAATGTATTGAGAGATGTTTACTTGATTGGAGTATAGGTACAATTTTTTCTATCACCGTGGATAATGCATCTTCGAATGATGGGGCAATTGTTTATTTGcagaagaaatttgataattggGGAAACAATATTTTGGGTGGGAAATATGTTAATGTAAGGTGTATTGCACATATTATTAATCTCGTCGTGCAGGATGGTTTGAAAGGAAATGATGAGCATGTAGCTATTTCGCGTGTTAGGGGAGCTGTTAGGTACATACGGAGTTCTCCAGCCAGGTACAAAAGATTTCAAGAGTGTGTTCAGCTTGAAAAAATAGAAACAAATAAGTTGTTGACTCTTGATGTGCCCACCAGATGGAACTCAATATACTTAATGTTAGAGTCGGCAATATGTCTTAAAAGAGCATTTGATGCGTATGATGAAGTCGATCCTACTTTCCGAATTGATCTTTCAAAAAAGCCATATGATGGGGTTCCAAATAAGCATGATTGGGAAAGATCCAAGCTTttgctgaaatttttgaaacATTTTTATAACTCACTTTGCGTATTTCTAGTTCTTTGTATGTTACATCGAACATTATGTTTCATGAAATTAGTGAGGTTGACATGCTTCTTAAGCAATGGTTGGAGAGTGCTGATGATGCGATCCAAGTAA